One genomic window of Cupriavidus oxalaticus includes the following:
- a CDS encoding porin produces the protein MALKRIALASLLGWPLATLAQSSVTLYGVIDANVEYVNHAGVVPTAANGFNPGPGNDAYRLTSGGLSGSRWGLRGNEDLGGGIKAIFVLESGFGIDNGLSQQSGRLFGRQAYVGVQSNRFGQISLGRQYTSMFEALANFSPTAYATQYEPVVMQSGPNYRADNTVKYSGKFGGLTALAHWSFGVGVALPASVGFPIPIGGNGEVPGQFRRDTAYGGALAYTFGPFAATAGYDQWNPTIGTGTGTVKKAVVGASYALGPAKIMGGYRWGQNRNAADALIQRDDFYWIGANYQVTPALALTLEYNYDDLKNLYGNTSVANPWQVSFVADYSLSKRTDVYVTTAYAKNAGLMLDSLATVFANSLSLGNSYVLGNGQSNMFGIALGVRHKF, from the coding sequence ATGGCACTGAAAAGAATAGCCCTGGCGTCACTGCTGGGATGGCCGCTGGCAACCCTTGCGCAGTCAAGCGTCACGCTGTACGGCGTGATCGACGCCAACGTGGAATACGTCAACCACGCGGGCGTCGTGCCGACAGCCGCCAACGGATTTAATCCGGGACCGGGCAACGATGCTTACCGACTGACTTCGGGAGGGCTTTCCGGCTCCCGCTGGGGCCTGCGTGGCAACGAGGACCTGGGTGGCGGTATCAAGGCCATTTTTGTGCTGGAAAGCGGCTTCGGCATCGACAACGGCTTGTCGCAGCAAAGCGGCCGTCTGTTCGGCCGCCAGGCGTACGTCGGCGTCCAAAGCAACCGTTTCGGCCAGATCAGCCTTGGCCGGCAATACACCTCGATGTTCGAGGCCCTGGCCAACTTCTCTCCGACCGCCTATGCCACGCAGTATGAGCCGGTCGTCATGCAGTCCGGCCCCAACTACCGCGCGGACAACACCGTCAAGTACTCCGGCAAGTTCGGGGGACTGACGGCGCTGGCGCATTGGTCCTTCGGCGTCGGGGTCGCCTTGCCCGCCTCGGTAGGATTTCCCATTCCGATCGGCGGCAATGGGGAAGTCCCGGGGCAGTTCCGACGCGACACCGCCTATGGCGGGGCGCTGGCTTACACGTTCGGCCCGTTCGCAGCGACAGCCGGCTATGACCAGTGGAATCCCACCATCGGCACCGGCACCGGCACCGTCAAGAAGGCGGTGGTAGGCGCCAGCTATGCCTTAGGCCCGGCCAAGATCATGGGCGGCTACCGTTGGGGCCAGAACAGGAATGCGGCCGATGCCCTGATCCAGCGCGATGACTTCTACTGGATCGGCGCCAACTACCAGGTCACGCCGGCGCTCGCGCTCACGCTCGAGTACAACTACGACGATCTCAAGAACCTTTACGGCAACACGAGCGTGGCCAATCCGTGGCAGGTCTCCTTCGTGGCCGACTACTCGTTGTCCAAGCGTACCGATGTCTACGTGACCACTGCCTATGCCAAGAACGCCGGGCTGATGCTCGATTCACTGGCGACCGTCTTTGCCAACAGTCTGTCGCTGGGTAACAGCTATGTCCTGGGCAACGGGCAGAGCAACATGTTTGGCATTGCCTTGGGAGTCCGGCACAAATTCTGA
- a CDS encoding lysozyme inhibitor LprI family protein, producing MRSTEHPAARCAAPRSLRQQALLWFGFTVLMFPGVVLGMDFKIYHQPQINLRMVIGEGTIQDGDARKFQAVARMADRDKEGLVILVLNSPGGNVEAAFRVVDAMDKVGVYTTVPDNARCASACASILFASGERRSVVGTGLLGFHSCYRRGGGHSYAADSLCNEIIAANAMQRGVSHAAINRFVRHYGARDMAWVGRDVACKSLEGLCRPGLLEARYDTKAALMHSLDCSKLISVQAQLICGDTELTRVDKTLAGIYDRKLKASADKRRLREDQRAWLRNSRNKCSDKACLLRSYHLRIDELKRIR from the coding sequence ATGCGCAGCACTGAGCACCCCGCAGCCAGATGCGCGGCGCCGCGAAGCCTGAGACAACAGGCGCTGTTATGGTTTGGTTTCACTGTGCTCATGTTTCCCGGCGTGGTGCTGGGCATGGACTTCAAGATCTACCACCAGCCGCAAATCAATCTGAGAATGGTGATCGGGGAGGGAACCATTCAGGACGGTGATGCAAGGAAGTTCCAGGCGGTCGCCCGTATGGCCGACCGCGATAAGGAGGGACTTGTCATCCTTGTTCTGAATAGTCCGGGCGGAAATGTCGAGGCCGCTTTCCGGGTTGTCGACGCAATGGATAAGGTTGGCGTCTATACAACAGTTCCAGACAACGCCAGGTGCGCGTCCGCTTGTGCCTCGATCCTGTTCGCTTCAGGCGAGCGCCGAAGTGTCGTTGGCACCGGGCTGCTCGGCTTTCACAGTTGCTACCGGCGCGGCGGTGGCCACAGCTACGCCGCGGACTCGCTTTGCAACGAAATCATCGCGGCAAACGCAATGCAAAGGGGAGTCAGCCACGCAGCCATCAATCGCTTCGTCAGGCATTATGGTGCGAGAGACATGGCATGGGTCGGGCGCGACGTCGCTTGCAAGTCATTGGAAGGTCTGTGCAGGCCTGGCCTGCTCGAAGCTCGATACGATACGAAGGCTGCGCTGATGCACAGCCTTGATTGCAGCAAGCTCATATCCGTTCAAGCGCAACTTATTTGCGGGGATACAGAACTTACCCGGGTCGATAAGACCTTGGCAGGAATCTATGACCGGAAGCTGAAAGCATCGGCTGACAAGAGGCGCTTACGGGAGGATCAACGCGCATGGCTGCGTAATTCTCGCAACAAGTGTAGCGATAAGGCTTGCCTGCTACGCAGCTATCACCTGCGCATCGATGAACTGAAGCGGATTCGATAG
- a CDS encoding amidase, whose protein sequence is MQTSLTSLTAVELRRLIGTREISPVELLEACIARIEAYNPLINAITATCFERARQEARNAEQAVLRKEPLGLLHGLPLGVKDLEATQGLLTTYGSPLFRNHVPAEDNVLVARLRAAGAIVVGKTNIPEMGAGANSRNAVWGATGNPFNPNLNAGGSSGGSAAALAADLLPVCTGSDTGGSLRIPAAKCGVVGFRPSPGIVPNSRKLLGWTPISVVGPMGRTVADTCLQLAASAGVSVTDPLSYAVDADAYLSPPPVDLSTLRVGWTEDFGSCAVDDGIRRVFRTKIAAMRHLFARCDEVSFDLGDVHRCFDVLRAESFVAGLHDAYQRDPAALGPNTRANYEMGAKMSLADSAWAQAEQNRILQRFQRAYQEYDLILSPTTPVSPFAWTNLYADTINGEKQVNYYRWLALTYVVTLTTHPAIALPCGTDDAGMPFGLQVTGRFHGDLQTLSAARAMEAAFATSPALRRPVPDLASLKPAQPALRSIVTAPPSAGAAKQGGGVSAV, encoded by the coding sequence ATGCAAACATCGCTGACCTCACTGACCGCGGTCGAACTGCGCCGCCTGATCGGTACCAGGGAAATCTCGCCGGTCGAACTGCTCGAAGCGTGCATCGCGCGCATCGAGGCCTACAACCCTCTGATCAACGCCATCACCGCCACCTGCTTCGAGCGCGCCCGCCAGGAAGCGCGCAACGCCGAACAGGCGGTGCTGCGCAAAGAACCGCTCGGCCTGCTGCATGGGCTGCCGCTCGGGGTCAAGGACCTGGAGGCGACGCAGGGGCTGCTGACCACCTATGGCTCGCCGCTGTTCCGCAACCATGTCCCGGCCGAGGACAACGTGCTGGTGGCGCGCCTGCGTGCGGCCGGCGCCATCGTGGTGGGCAAGACCAACATCCCGGAGATGGGCGCCGGCGCGAATTCGCGCAACGCGGTCTGGGGCGCGACCGGCAATCCGTTCAACCCGAACCTCAATGCCGGCGGATCGTCGGGCGGCTCAGCGGCGGCGCTGGCTGCGGACCTGCTGCCGGTCTGCACCGGCTCCGACACCGGCGGCTCGCTGCGCATTCCCGCGGCCAAGTGCGGCGTGGTCGGATTCCGCCCTTCGCCCGGCATCGTACCCAACTCACGCAAGCTGCTGGGCTGGACGCCGATCTCGGTGGTAGGACCGATGGGACGCACCGTCGCCGACACCTGCCTGCAGCTGGCGGCCTCCGCCGGGGTGTCGGTGACCGATCCGCTGAGCTACGCGGTGGACGCCGATGCATACCTGTCGCCGCCACCGGTCGACCTGTCGACGTTGCGTGTGGGCTGGACTGAAGACTTCGGCAGCTGCGCGGTCGATGACGGCATCCGTCGCGTGTTCCGCACGAAGATCGCGGCGATGCGCCACCTGTTCGCGCGCTGCGATGAAGTCAGTTTCGACCTTGGCGATGTGCACCGCTGCTTCGACGTGCTGCGTGCCGAGAGCTTCGTCGCCGGCCTGCACGACGCTTACCAGCGCGACCCCGCGGCGCTCGGGCCTAACACCCGCGCCAACTATGAAATGGGCGCAAAGATGTCGCTGGCCGACAGTGCGTGGGCGCAGGCCGAGCAGAACCGCATCCTGCAGCGCTTCCAGCGGGCCTACCAGGAATACGACCTGATCCTGTCGCCGACCACACCCGTGTCGCCGTTCGCCTGGACTAACCTGTATGCCGACACCATCAACGGCGAGAAGCAGGTGAACTATTACCGTTGGCTGGCGCTGACCTATGTCGTGACCCTGACCACGCACCCGGCAATCGCGCTGCCCTGCGGCACCGACGACGCCGGCATGCCGTTCGGCCTGCAGGTCACCGGCCGCTTCCACGGCGACCTGCAAACGTTGTCGGCAGCGCGGGCCATGGAAGCGGCGTTCGCGACGTCGCCCGCGTTGCGCCGTCCGGTGCCGGATCTGGCATCGCTGAAACCCGCCCAGCCGGCGCTGCGCTCGATTGTCACGGCGCCGCCGTCGGCTGGAGCCGCGAAGCAAGGCGGCGGCGTCTCTGCGGTTTGA
- a CDS encoding Bug family tripartite tricarboxylate transporter substrate binding protein — MRSTAHRPHLFLSACSLAAAAVLAPAPAGAQGGYPSKPIQLVLPFPPGGATDLVGRTIARKLGERLGQTVVVENRPGAGTVVAASYVAKSAPDGYTLMATSGTTFTVNPSVYARLPYDPQKNFEPIGLIGSTGLVLLANRDVPVNNLKEFVSAVKAQPGKYSYGSFGAGTTAHFAGEELLNLIGTKLLHVPYKGSAPAMTDLIGGQIPFSVDTVAAAIPQLKSGKIKAIAVTTAKRSTLLPNVPTVAESGYPGMDTSTWIALVGPRGLPEDVRAKLEKALADTIADPATRSQLADSGIEPSFAPGKQVAAMIDKEIPQMRAIAQRANIRLD, encoded by the coding sequence ATGCGATCCACCGCTCACCGCCCGCACTTGTTCCTGTCCGCCTGCAGCCTGGCTGCCGCAGCCGTGCTGGCGCCCGCTCCGGCTGGGGCCCAGGGCGGGTATCCGTCGAAGCCGATCCAGCTTGTCCTGCCCTTCCCGCCCGGTGGTGCCACCGACCTCGTCGGGCGCACGATCGCGCGCAAGCTTGGCGAACGGCTGGGCCAGACCGTGGTGGTCGAGAACCGGCCTGGCGCCGGCACCGTGGTCGCGGCGAGCTATGTGGCCAAGTCGGCACCGGACGGCTACACGCTGATGGCCACCTCGGGTACCACATTCACCGTCAACCCCTCGGTCTACGCCAGGCTGCCGTATGACCCGCAAAAGAACTTCGAGCCGATCGGCCTGATCGGCTCGACTGGCCTGGTGCTGCTGGCCAACCGCGACGTGCCGGTCAACAACCTCAAGGAGTTCGTCAGCGCAGTCAAGGCGCAGCCCGGCAAGTACTCGTACGGCTCGTTCGGCGCCGGCACCACCGCGCACTTCGCCGGCGAGGAACTGCTGAACCTCATCGGCACGAAGCTGCTGCATGTCCCGTACAAGGGCAGCGCGCCGGCGATGACCGACCTGATCGGGGGCCAGATCCCATTCAGCGTCGATACCGTCGCGGCGGCGATCCCGCAACTGAAGTCCGGCAAGATCAAGGCCATCGCGGTCACGACGGCGAAGCGCTCGACGCTGCTGCCCAATGTGCCGACCGTGGCGGAAAGCGGCTACCCCGGCATGGATACCAGTACCTGGATCGCGTTGGTCGGGCCGCGCGGCCTGCCGGAAGACGTCCGGGCGAAGCTGGAGAAGGCGCTGGCCGACACCATCGCCGATCCGGCCACACGCAGCCAACTGGCGGACAGCGGCATCGAGCCGTCGTTCGCACCCGGCAAGCAGGTCGCCGCCATGATCGACAAGGAGATCCCGCAGATGCGCGCGATCGCGCAGCGGGCCAACATCAGGCTCGACTGA
- a CDS encoding LysR substrate-binding domain-containing protein has protein sequence MSYRILQETAVRYFLEVVRTGSVKDAALKLNVAPSAVSRQIAKLESEMDTLLFDRRARGLVPNAAGELLAAHAKRAQQEIDRVTADIQALRGLRVGQVRLASVEGIAHDFIPELAASFREKYGGIRFDLHVCPQGDIARRIRDGEADIGITLSGLPELDIEVELRHPAPVLAIMAPDHPLAGQRQVSLSQVIGYPLALPPKESSLRQLLDTSCSRQGLSYQTVFSSNNLDSLVGFTTAGGGVVAFYGELSVRQRLAQGSIAAVPLRDREMNERYIEIQTLARRNLPPAGRAFVQHLAEAIARMSSA, from the coding sequence ATGTCCTACCGCATCCTGCAAGAAACAGCTGTCCGCTACTTCCTTGAAGTCGTGCGCACCGGCTCGGTCAAGGACGCCGCGCTCAAGCTCAACGTGGCGCCGTCGGCGGTGAGCCGGCAGATCGCCAAGCTGGAAAGCGAAATGGATACGCTGCTGTTCGACCGGCGCGCCCGCGGCCTCGTCCCCAACGCTGCGGGAGAGCTGCTCGCCGCACACGCCAAGCGCGCCCAGCAGGAGATCGATCGCGTCACCGCCGATATCCAGGCGCTGCGCGGCCTGCGCGTCGGCCAGGTGCGCCTGGCAAGTGTGGAGGGTATTGCGCACGACTTCATCCCGGAACTGGCCGCCAGCTTCCGCGAAAAGTATGGTGGGATCCGCTTCGACCTCCACGTCTGCCCTCAGGGCGACATCGCCCGCCGCATCCGGGACGGCGAGGCGGACATCGGCATCACGCTGAGCGGGTTGCCCGAGCTCGATATCGAAGTGGAGCTGCGCCATCCGGCGCCGGTGCTCGCCATCATGGCGCCGGACCATCCGCTTGCCGGCCAGCGCCAGGTATCGCTGTCCCAGGTCATCGGCTATCCGCTGGCGCTGCCGCCGAAGGAAAGCTCGCTGCGGCAGCTGCTCGACACCAGTTGCAGCCGGCAGGGGTTGAGCTACCAGACCGTCTTTTCCAGCAACAACCTGGATTCGCTGGTCGGCTTTACGACGGCGGGTGGTGGCGTCGTTGCTTTCTATGGCGAGCTATCGGTCCGGCAACGGCTGGCGCAAGGCAGCATTGCCGCGGTACCGTTGCGCGACCGCGAAATGAACGAGCGCTATATCGAGATCCAGACGCTAGCCCGCCGCAACCTGCCGCCGGCGGGGCGCGCCTTCGTGCAGCACCTGGCCGAGGCGATCGCGCGCATGTCCAGCGCTTGA
- a CDS encoding NAD(P)/FAD-dependent oxidoreductase codes for MTKDIVVLGAGMVGVCTALALLQRGHAVVLVDRREPGRETSYGNAGIIQREAVQPYAFPREWAAVLRVVARQGNDVHYHPGALASLLPPLARYWRESAPDRYAGTIAAYSALIRHCLTEHERLIALAGAEDLVRKSGWLQGYRSAAAFDDAARAATEVGQQHGLDYRILDRAGITATDPAWCGPLAGAIHWRDPWTIADPGELVSRYATLYSQAGGIVRRGDAMTLRQAGSGWTVTTDEGPVNAAHAVVTLGPWASALIRPLGYRFPLFVKRGYHRHYAVESMPSLPLLDVENGFLLAPMKRGLRLTTGAEFAHHDAAPTPVQLRNAERHARELVRMGAPVEDTPWLGARPCVADMRPIVGQAPRHPGLWFNFGHGHQGFTLGPVTARLLAELMDGEQPWVDASPYDPVRFG; via the coding sequence ATGACAAAGGACATCGTAGTACTCGGCGCCGGCATGGTCGGCGTCTGCACGGCACTGGCGCTGCTCCAGCGCGGCCATGCAGTCGTGCTGGTCGATCGGCGCGAGCCGGGCAGGGAAACGTCTTATGGCAACGCCGGCATCATCCAGCGTGAAGCAGTGCAGCCCTACGCCTTTCCGCGCGAGTGGGCGGCCGTGCTGCGCGTGGTGGCCCGGCAGGGTAACGATGTCCACTACCACCCAGGCGCGCTCGCCAGCCTGCTGCCCCCGCTGGCGCGCTACTGGCGCGAATCGGCACCCGACCGCTATGCCGGCACCATCGCGGCCTACAGCGCGCTGATCCGCCATTGCCTGACCGAGCACGAACGCCTCATTGCGCTGGCCGGCGCCGAGGACCTCGTGCGCAAGTCAGGATGGCTGCAGGGCTATCGCAGCGCCGCAGCCTTCGACGACGCCGCGCGTGCCGCGACGGAAGTCGGGCAGCAGCACGGGCTTGACTACCGGATCCTGGACCGGGCCGGCATTACCGCAACCGACCCGGCGTGGTGCGGGCCGTTGGCCGGCGCGATCCACTGGCGCGATCCCTGGACCATTGCGGATCCCGGCGAGCTGGTCAGCCGCTATGCCACGCTGTACTCGCAGGCCGGTGGCATCGTGCGCCGCGGCGACGCGATGACGCTAAGGCAGGCGGGAAGCGGCTGGACCGTGACGACGGACGAGGGCCCGGTCAACGCCGCCCACGCTGTCGTTACCCTGGGGCCGTGGGCCTCGGCGCTGATCCGGCCGCTCGGCTACCGCTTCCCGCTGTTCGTCAAGCGTGGCTACCACCGCCACTATGCGGTCGAATCCATGCCGAGCCTGCCGCTGCTGGATGTCGAGAACGGGTTCCTCCTGGCGCCGATGAAGCGTGGGCTGCGCCTGACCACCGGCGCCGAGTTTGCCCATCACGATGCGGCGCCGACGCCGGTGCAGCTGCGCAATGCCGAGCGCCACGCGCGTGAACTCGTACGGATGGGCGCGCCGGTCGAGGACACGCCCTGGCTGGGCGCCCGGCCTTGCGTCGCCGACATGCGGCCGATCGTCGGGCAGGCGCCGCGCCATCCCGGCCTGTGGTTCAACTTCGGGCATGGGCATCAGGGTTTTACGCTGGGCCCCGTCACGGCCCGGCTGCTGGCCGAGTTGATGGACGGCGAGCAGCCGTGGGTCGACGCCTCGCCTTACGACCCCGTGCGCTTTGGCTGA
- a CDS encoding hemerythrin domain-containing protein: MNNQLAAWHTDHINFASLLDLLEREVSAFYQEEQPNYGLMELIIEYMRKYGDCVHHPREDVAYALLVERDPGMRIVISRLLQEHRVIAAVGEDLLNRLHEAERDVITSRTALEAAAAMYLAYYRNHLSTEEKQVMPRAAHLLTEEDWAAVAAIEPASVDPLFGEDVHQRFAALRRLIDGEASVYIPSPDHHELA; this comes from the coding sequence ATGAATAACCAACTTGCCGCCTGGCATACCGACCATATCAACTTCGCCAGCCTGCTCGACCTGTTGGAGAGAGAGGTGAGCGCCTTTTACCAGGAGGAGCAGCCAAACTACGGTTTGATGGAGCTGATCATCGAGTACATGCGCAAGTATGGCGATTGCGTTCACCATCCTCGGGAGGATGTTGCATACGCGCTGCTCGTCGAGCGAGACCCAGGCATGCGCATTGTGATCAGCCGGCTTCTGCAAGAGCATCGTGTGATTGCAGCGGTAGGCGAGGATTTGCTCAACCGGCTTCATGAAGCGGAACGAGATGTCATAACGTCGCGAACGGCGCTGGAAGCCGCTGCCGCCATGTACCTTGCCTACTATCGCAATCATCTCTCCACCGAGGAGAAACAGGTCATGCCCCGTGCCGCACACTTGCTAACCGAAGAAGATTGGGCAGCGGTCGCGGCCATTGAGCCGGCCAGCGTCGATCCATTATTTGGAGAAGATGTACACCAGCGTTTCGCAGCCTTGCGGAGACTGATTGACGGCGAAGCAAGTGTGTATATCCCCTCCCCTGATCATCACGAGCTGGCTTGA
- the cax gene encoding calcium/proton exchanger: MWMNWLLVFVPIAIALEFLAADQHLLIFLTSAVAILPLAGRMGHATEQLAERLGEAIGGLLNATFGNAAELIIALVALRAGLHQVVEASIVGSIVGNLLLVFGAAMLAGGIRYPEQRFNPRGARSQATMLILSAIALVLPASFEAVADRSDVLYRLSVCISIALLVIYALYLLFSLVTHPALFRSAHEAGMAATEREKDKPPANAPRALAILAAATVGTAWMSEIMVGAIGPMMHAYALSEIFVGAFVVAILGNAAEHASAITAAIRNRMDLSFSIAVGSSVQVALFVAPVLVLVSHFLGPAPMDLAFRPALVLIVVLSVLVTAQMASDGRADWFKGTQLLMVYFALALTFFFLPR, translated from the coding sequence ATGTGGATGAACTGGCTTCTCGTATTCGTGCCGATCGCGATTGCCCTGGAATTCCTCGCGGCCGACCAGCATCTGCTCATTTTCCTGACTTCTGCCGTGGCCATCCTGCCCCTTGCGGGACGGATGGGCCATGCCACCGAGCAGTTGGCAGAGCGGCTGGGCGAGGCCATCGGTGGCTTGCTCAATGCGACATTCGGCAATGCGGCGGAGCTGATCATTGCACTGGTTGCCTTGCGTGCAGGCCTTCATCAGGTCGTGGAAGCCTCCATCGTCGGTTCCATTGTCGGCAACCTGCTGCTGGTGTTTGGCGCCGCGATGCTCGCGGGGGGCATTCGCTATCCCGAGCAACGGTTCAACCCGCGCGGTGCGCGTTCGCAGGCGACCATGCTCATACTGTCGGCGATCGCGCTGGTCCTCCCTGCCAGCTTCGAAGCCGTAGCGGACAGATCAGACGTGCTGTACCGGCTCAGCGTCTGTATTTCCATTGCGCTGCTTGTCATCTACGCGCTGTATCTGTTGTTTTCGTTGGTCACTCATCCTGCGCTGTTCCGCAGTGCACACGAAGCCGGGATGGCGGCGACAGAACGCGAGAAAGACAAGCCACCTGCCAACGCCCCCCGCGCGCTAGCGATACTGGCGGCAGCCACCGTCGGGACGGCGTGGATGAGCGAGATCATGGTGGGCGCTATTGGCCCCATGATGCACGCCTACGCCCTCAGCGAAATTTTTGTCGGCGCGTTCGTCGTGGCAATCCTGGGCAATGCAGCCGAACATGCATCGGCCATTACCGCAGCCATCAGAAATCGCATGGACCTTTCGTTTTCCATTGCGGTGGGATCCAGCGTCCAGGTGGCACTTTTCGTCGCGCCAGTCCTGGTGCTCGTCAGCCATTTTCTCGGTCCGGCTCCGATGGACCTGGCCTTTCGTCCAGCCCTGGTACTCATTGTGGTCCTGTCAGTGCTGGTCACGGCGCAAATGGCAAGCGACGGACGCGCCGACTGGTTCAAGGGCACGCAACTCCTGATGGTCTATTTCGCGCTTGCCCTCACCTTCTTCTTCCTGCCGCGCTAA
- a CDS encoding alpha/beta fold hydrolase codes for MPDVTSDGVRIHYEIKGQGSTVLLLAGLAGVGASWGPQIDLFASHHQVIIPDHRGTGASEHTARDMTIPQHARDMARIVEAVGCGPVHVVGSSTGGAIAQLLAIRHRELLRSATIVSSIARADAFYRRQFAMRQRMLNDSGLRASTEANALFLFDARFMREHPQQVQAWVDATAAGTFEPEIGFARIEMIVGHDAFEDLPSISTPTLVVVGERDFCAPPYFSAEIAARIPGAELVMLDGGHFIFLEQPHLLYDTVAGFIARHE; via the coding sequence ATGCCAGACGTAACCTCAGACGGTGTTCGTATCCACTACGAGATCAAGGGCCAGGGTTCAACCGTTCTCTTGTTGGCCGGGCTTGCGGGAGTGGGTGCATCCTGGGGACCGCAGATTGATCTGTTCGCCTCGCATCACCAGGTGATCATCCCGGACCACCGGGGAACCGGTGCATCTGAGCACACCGCCCGCGACATGACGATTCCTCAGCACGCGCGAGACATGGCGCGGATTGTCGAGGCCGTCGGATGCGGACCAGTCCATGTCGTCGGTTCTTCAACCGGCGGCGCCATCGCGCAGCTACTGGCGATCCGTCACCGCGAGTTATTGCGCAGCGCAACCATTGTCTCCTCGATTGCTCGCGCGGATGCGTTCTACCGTCGCCAGTTCGCCATGCGGCAACGCATGCTGAACGATTCCGGCCTGCGCGCCTCGACGGAGGCCAACGCGCTGTTCCTGTTCGATGCGCGATTCATGCGCGAGCACCCGCAGCAGGTGCAGGCATGGGTGGACGCGACAGCGGCCGGCACATTTGAACCAGAGATCGGCTTTGCCCGCATCGAGATGATCGTCGGTCATGACGCCTTCGAGGACCTTCCTTCTATCTCGACACCGACGCTGGTAGTGGTGGGTGAGCGCGACTTCTGCGCCCCGCCCTACTTCTCCGCGGAGATTGCCGCGCGAATCCCCGGCGCCGAGCTTGTCATGCTGGACGGCGGCCACTTCATCTTCCTGGAGCAGCCGCACCTGCTGTACGACACCGTTGCGGGCTTTATCGCCAGGCACGAATGA
- a CDS encoding tetratricopeptide repeat protein yields the protein MAHTDSRSVSVSSTNASSIERFEAALELLHGYYGDPLTVIDHALAEDPGFVMGHALRAGMMITAGDGTVAPLLRESVEAGEALSASANERERRHIAAARAWLDGHFTRSIQLYGDIVIDYPRDSLALQVAHIGDFLLGQSTLLRDRIAQVLPHWNTRVPGFGYVLGMHAFGLEETHRYEQAEERGRFALELNPRDPWAIHAVAHVMEMQGRQDEGIDWLSGRAGDWSQDNMMAVHNWWHLALFHLELGHARQVLDIYDAHIRENQSSVALELIDGCAMLWRLHLRGIDVGSRWDELADTWQARGAQGYYAFNDTHAAMAFLCAGRDDALAALLAGMRAAAAGSGCNAMMTRDVGLPVTEALVAFSRRDYDRSIELLMPVRQIAHRFGGSHAQRDLINLTLIESALRGERANLACALAAERMELKPMNPSLSKLAQRASALQREAADGTRDAAAVKAA from the coding sequence ATGGCACATACGGATTCGCGGAGTGTTTCGGTTTCAAGCACCAACGCCAGCTCGATCGAGCGCTTCGAGGCAGCACTGGAACTGCTGCACGGTTACTACGGCGACCCGCTCACCGTGATCGATCACGCCCTGGCGGAGGACCCCGGCTTCGTGATGGGGCATGCGCTGCGGGCCGGGATGATGATCACCGCGGGCGACGGCACCGTAGCGCCGCTGCTGCGCGAAAGCGTGGAAGCAGGCGAAGCGCTGTCCGCCAGCGCGAACGAGCGCGAGCGCCGGCATATCGCCGCGGCGCGCGCCTGGCTGGATGGCCATTTCACACGCTCGATCCAGCTCTACGGCGACATCGTGATCGACTACCCGCGCGACAGCCTGGCGCTGCAGGTAGCCCATATCGGGGACTTCCTGCTCGGGCAGTCCACCCTGCTGCGCGACCGCATCGCCCAGGTGCTGCCCCACTGGAACACCCGTGTGCCGGGCTTCGGCTATGTGCTCGGCATGCATGCCTTCGGCCTCGAGGAAACGCACCGGTACGAGCAGGCCGAGGAACGCGGCCGCTTCGCGCTGGAACTGAACCCGCGCGATCCTTGGGCGATCCACGCCGTGGCCCACGTGATGGAAATGCAGGGCCGCCAGGACGAAGGCATCGACTGGCTGAGCGGGCGTGCCGGCGACTGGTCGCAGGACAACATGATGGCCGTGCACAACTGGTGGCACCTGGCGCTGTTCCATCTGGAGCTCGGCCACGCCAGGCAGGTGCTGGACATCTACGACGCGCACATCCGCGAGAACCAGTCTTCGGTCGCGCTGGAACTGATCGATGGCTGCGCCATGCTGTGGCGCCTGCACCTGCGCGGCATCGACGTGGGCTCGCGCTGGGACGAGCTGGCCGATACCTGGCAGGCCCGCGGCGCGCAAGGGTACTACGCCTTCAACGACACCCATGCGGCGATGGCCTTCCTGTGCGCCGGGCGCGATGACGCGCTCGCCGCCCTGCTCGCCGGCATGCGCGCCGCGGCGGCCGGAAGCGGCTGCAACGCGATGATGACGCGCGATGTCGGCCTGCCGGTGACCGAGGCCCTGGTCGCCTTCTCGCGGCGCGACTACGATCGCAGCATCGAGCTGCTGATGCCGGTGCGCCAGATCGCGCATCGCTTCGGCGGCAGCCATGCCCAGCGCGACCTGATCAACCTGACCCTGATCGAGTCGGCGCTGCGCGGCGAACGCGCCAACCTGGCCTGCGCGCTGGCGGCCGAACGCATGGAGCTGAAGCCGATGAACCCCAGCCTCAGCAAGCTGGCGCAGCGCGCCTCCGCGCTGCAGCGCGAAGCGGCGGACGGCACGCGGGACGCGGCAGCGGTGAAGGCGGCATAA